From Sporosarcina sp. Marseille-Q4943, the proteins below share one genomic window:
- the odhB gene encoding 2-oxoglutarate dehydrogenase complex dihydrolipoyllysine-residue succinyltransferase codes for MAEIKVPELAESITEGTIAKWLKQPGESVDKGEFIVELETDKVNVEVISEEAGVIQELLAAEGDTVEVGQVIAVVGEGSGTPATQQAAPAPTVEETPAPAPQQSAAAQTTEQTSSDRTIASPAARKLAREKGIDLAAVSPVDPMGRVRAQDVSAHGTAPKAPAAPAAPAKAASAPVEDGRETRERMTRRRQTIAKRLLEVRQSTAMLTTFNEIDMTAVMELRSRKKDEFYDKNDVRLGFMSFFTKAVVAALKKYPYVNSEIDGDDIILKHYYDIGIAVSTEGGLVVPIVRDADRKNFAEIESTIGELAGKARDNKLTIADMSGGSFTITNGGVFGSLFSTPILNGTQVGILGMHTIQKRPVAVGDKVEIRPMMYIALSYDHRVIDGKDSVGFLKKVKELIENPEDLLLGS; via the coding sequence GTGGCTGAGATCAAAGTACCTGAACTTGCAGAATCGATTACTGAAGGAACGATTGCAAAATGGTTGAAACAACCAGGTGAGAGTGTTGACAAAGGTGAGTTTATCGTAGAATTGGAAACGGATAAAGTTAACGTTGAAGTTATTTCTGAGGAAGCGGGAGTCATCCAAGAACTTCTTGCTGCAGAAGGCGACACAGTTGAAGTCGGTCAAGTCATCGCAGTAGTCGGGGAAGGGTCCGGAACACCTGCTACTCAACAAGCGGCACCTGCTCCAACTGTTGAAGAGACGCCTGCACCAGCACCACAACAATCAGCTGCTGCGCAAACAACTGAACAAACTTCTTCCGACCGTACGATTGCTAGCCCAGCTGCTAGAAAACTAGCGCGTGAAAAAGGTATCGATCTAGCTGCTGTTTCACCAGTAGATCCGATGGGCCGCGTTCGTGCTCAAGACGTTTCTGCACATGGTACTGCACCTAAAGCTCCGGCTGCACCTGCTGCACCAGCTAAAGCTGCGTCGGCTCCTGTAGAAGACGGACGCGAAACTCGTGAGAGAATGACGCGTCGCCGTCAAACGATTGCAAAACGTTTGTTGGAAGTAAGACAATCAACTGCAATGCTGACGACTTTCAACGAAATCGATATGACTGCAGTGATGGAACTTCGTTCACGTAAAAAAGATGAATTCTATGACAAGAATGATGTACGTCTTGGTTTCATGTCTTTCTTTACGAAAGCGGTAGTTGCTGCACTTAAAAAATACCCGTACGTCAATTCGGAAATTGATGGTGATGACATCATCCTGAAACACTACTACGACATCGGGATTGCAGTATCGACTGAAGGTGGATTGGTCGTTCCAATCGTCCGCGATGCAGATCGAAAGAACTTCGCTGAAATCGAGTCGACAATCGGAGAGCTTGCTGGAAAAGCAAGAGACAATAAATTGACGATTGCTGATATGTCAGGTGGTTCATTCACAATTACAAATGGCGGTGTGTTCGGATCGTTGTTCTCTACACCAATCTTGAACGGTACGCAAGTCGGAATCCTAGGCATGCATACTATTCAAAAACGCCCTGTCGCAGTAGGCGATAAAGTGGAAATCCGCCCAATGATGTACATTGCATTGTCGTATGACCACCGAGTCATCGATGGAAAAGACTCCGTCGGCTTCTTGAAAAAGGTCAAGGAATTGATTGAAAACCCTGAAGACTTACTTCTTGGTTCATAA
- a CDS encoding AAA family ATPase: MDSFITTERLERRARIYEKQHAPLIQEGGYISPVPDLWEDILIGVVLKKPVLLKGPSGSGKTKLAQSISHFFNQPMHSVNCSVDLDAESLLGFKTINASSGQSIIEFVEGPVVQAMKEGHILYIDEINMAKPETLPILHSVLDHRRMLTNPFTGEVIHAHPHFTVIAAINEGYVGTSPMNEALKNRFISYAIPYLSGEQLREIIQSLFPQADSTLVDAFMNINEDLKKQVLNGLLSEEAASVRSLLDAIALAEHMPVRRAIKYSIAEKLEDKMERDLVMELVETWVK; encoded by the coding sequence ATGGATTCTTTTATTACAACTGAAAGATTGGAACGGCGTGCAAGGATCTACGAAAAACAACATGCTCCTTTAATACAGGAAGGCGGCTATATTTCTCCTGTCCCCGATCTGTGGGAGGATATATTAATCGGGGTCGTATTGAAAAAGCCGGTCCTTTTAAAAGGGCCTTCCGGATCTGGAAAGACGAAACTTGCACAAAGCATTTCACATTTTTTCAATCAGCCAATGCATAGTGTGAACTGCTCTGTCGATTTGGACGCTGAGTCGCTTTTAGGTTTCAAGACGATTAATGCAAGCAGTGGGCAATCGATTATTGAATTTGTAGAAGGGCCGGTTGTACAAGCAATGAAGGAAGGTCATATTCTTTATATCGATGAAATCAATATGGCTAAGCCGGAGACACTGCCGATTTTACATAGCGTTCTCGACCATAGACGTATGCTGACAAACCCTTTCACTGGGGAAGTCATTCATGCTCATCCTCATTTCACTGTTATTGCAGCTATTAATGAAGGGTATGTCGGAACTTCCCCAATGAACGAAGCATTGAAAAACCGATTCATCTCCTATGCCATACCTTATTTGTCGGGTGAACAATTACGGGAAATCATTCAATCTCTTTTCCCACAAGCCGATAGTACATTGGTCGATGCGTTCATGAATATTAACGAAGATTTAAAAAAGCAAGTGTTGAACGGTTTATTGTCTGAAGAAGCCGCCTCTGTCAGAAGTTTATTGGATGCGATCGCGCTTGCGGAACATATGCCGGTGAGGCGCGCTATTAAATATTCGATTGCGGAAAAGCTGGAAGACAAAATGGAAAGGGACCTTGTCATGGAATTAGTGGAAACGTGGGTGAAGTGA
- a CDS encoding DUF6501 family protein translates to MSFRDWTTAPTLRKVVCTHANAEKYVVTDCLTPGKEYDVKNETDEFIFIVDNTGKVGGFYKTYFE, encoded by the coding sequence ATGTCTTTTAGAGATTGGACGACTGCACCGACACTTCGGAAAGTCGTATGTACGCATGCGAATGCTGAAAAATATGTCGTAACCGATTGTTTAACACCGGGCAAAGAATATGATGTGAAAAATGAAACAGACGAATTCATTTTCATCGTGGATAACACCGGTAAAGTCGGCGGATTTTATAAAACTTATTTTGAATGA
- a CDS encoding MATE family efflux transporter — protein MEQALPLRQKTLNFTKIVIPILVTQVALYMMTFFDILMTGRYHTHDLAGVTIGSSFWVPVYTGLSGILMGLTPLIAHYIGGNRKNEVRPSVQQGLYVSIVLAAVVFTIMMFAVIPSLQHMPLEGQVRIVAADYLKGMSIGLLPLFAYTVLRSFFDALGSTRVSMSIILLSAPINIVLNYLLIFGKFGFPELGGAGAGYASGITYWIVFGIAFVIAKMRKPFQTFTLFTNWERVSFNRWKEILKIGLPIGLSIFVEISIFSVVTLLMSGYSTETISAHQIALNFTSLLYMVPLSISMGATILVGQSVGARQMNEAKHYSFLAVGLAVLFSFISIVILLTFREPIASLYTSDKAIIQLSVHFFLFAAFFQLSDAIQAPIQGSLRGYKDVNMTFLMAIISYWVIGLPVGYLTATYTDLGPYGYWVGLIAGLTIGAITLSIRLLQIQKRNSAKNKTREA, from the coding sequence GTGGAACAAGCATTGCCGCTTCGCCAAAAAACATTGAACTTCACAAAAATAGTCATTCCGATACTCGTCACCCAAGTTGCACTCTATATGATGACTTTTTTTGATATTCTCATGACGGGACGTTATCATACGCATGATCTTGCGGGAGTTACAATTGGATCATCATTTTGGGTGCCAGTCTATACGGGACTTTCAGGAATTTTAATGGGACTTACCCCGTTGATCGCCCATTACATAGGGGGCAATCGTAAGAACGAGGTTCGCCCATCGGTTCAGCAAGGGTTGTATGTATCAATCGTTCTTGCTGCAGTCGTTTTTACAATTATGATGTTTGCCGTTATCCCATCCCTTCAGCATATGCCGCTAGAAGGCCAAGTTAGGATAGTTGCTGCGGATTACTTGAAAGGAATGAGCATCGGGTTACTCCCGCTATTCGCTTATACCGTTCTGCGATCATTTTTTGACGCACTCGGATCGACGCGAGTATCGATGTCCATCATTCTCTTATCTGCGCCAATCAACATTGTACTCAATTATTTACTCATCTTCGGGAAATTCGGATTTCCAGAACTGGGCGGAGCAGGTGCAGGCTATGCTTCCGGCATAACTTACTGGATTGTTTTCGGTATTGCATTCGTAATTGCAAAAATGCGGAAGCCGTTTCAAACGTTCACCCTTTTTACCAATTGGGAACGCGTCTCTTTCAATAGATGGAAAGAGATTTTGAAAATCGGTCTGCCGATTGGATTATCAATCTTTGTGGAAATCAGCATTTTTTCTGTTGTAACGCTTCTAATGAGCGGCTATTCAACTGAGACGATTTCTGCCCATCAGATAGCATTGAATTTTACGTCACTCCTCTATATGGTGCCACTTAGCATTTCAATGGGCGCTACGATTTTGGTCGGCCAATCAGTTGGAGCACGACAGATGAATGAGGCAAAGCATTACAGCTTCCTTGCTGTCGGGCTTGCCGTTCTGTTCAGCTTTATCTCAATCGTCATCTTATTGACGTTCAGGGAGCCGATCGCTTCCCTTTACACGAGTGACAAGGCGATCATTCAACTCTCAGTTCATTTCTTCCTATTCGCTGCGTTCTTTCAATTGTCAGACGCAATCCAAGCACCGATTCAAGGTTCTTTACGCGGCTACAAGGATGTAAATATGACGTTCTTAATGGCGATCATTTCATATTGGGTGATCGGCTTGCCTGTAGGTTATTTGACCGCAACCTATACCGATCTCGGCCCATATGGATACTGGGTTGGCCTTATTGCCGGTTTAACGATTGGAGCTATCACATTAAGCATTCGACTGCTCCAAATTCAAAAAAGAAATTCAGCCAAAAACAAAACCCGCGAAGCATAG
- a CDS encoding Ger(x)C family spore germination protein, which translates to MRKIILISIACSFLLAGCWDERLYKDVTIVPLIAYDGEPGNWTGYFTHAVVAKPDSISFSTVEGSGVSIEEARLDANRKTGEMLDPSQVLAVLVTTDAAKTNLMETFDIAYRMPRTRLSSRLAVVEGDIAPYMEKTEKMGKELPDYYNVILKTAQLSSVIPDVDIQLAARLLLDDGIDLQLPYMKMSETTGTPGVVGIALFSDKVFTGRTLDAKESTIVQILKKKPSQYAMLTYEREKEGKMYPVTVALVKYKKKWDIKDDKINATYKLKVSVNEFAYNHLDERKARKELEDFLSKELTKDFNDVVKKLQEAKSDPVGFGRHVRAFHPHLWEKGKWQDTFSELDINVKVEAEVTRTGIIN; encoded by the coding sequence ATGAGAAAAATCATACTTATCTCCATCGCCTGTTCTTTTCTACTGGCAGGGTGTTGGGATGAGCGGCTATACAAAGATGTTACAATCGTTCCGCTCATTGCGTACGATGGAGAACCGGGAAACTGGACGGGATACTTCACACATGCTGTCGTTGCTAAACCCGACAGCATCAGTTTTTCGACAGTTGAAGGCAGTGGTGTTTCCATTGAGGAAGCACGGCTTGATGCCAATCGGAAAACGGGTGAAATGCTTGACCCTTCTCAAGTATTAGCTGTACTCGTTACAACCGATGCGGCGAAGACAAATCTTATGGAGACATTCGATATCGCTTACAGAATGCCTCGGACCCGGTTGAGCAGTCGTTTGGCGGTAGTGGAAGGAGATATAGCTCCTTATATGGAAAAGACGGAAAAAATGGGTAAAGAGCTCCCCGATTATTACAATGTAATTTTGAAAACTGCCCAATTATCATCTGTTATTCCAGACGTCGATATCCAACTGGCTGCCAGATTACTATTGGACGACGGGATTGATCTTCAATTACCGTACATGAAGATGTCCGAAACGACAGGCACACCTGGCGTGGTGGGGATCGCTTTGTTCAGTGACAAAGTTTTTACGGGACGCACATTGGACGCTAAGGAGTCTACCATCGTTCAAATTCTTAAAAAGAAGCCGAGTCAGTATGCGATGTTAACATACGAGCGAGAAAAAGAAGGTAAAATGTACCCGGTGACCGTTGCACTCGTCAAATACAAGAAAAAATGGGACATAAAAGACGACAAAATAAATGCAACTTATAAGTTGAAAGTAAGTGTAAATGAATTTGCATATAATCACTTGGATGAAAGAAAAGCGAGGAAAGAATTGGAGGATTTTCTTTCGAAAGAGCTGACGAAGGATTTTAATGATGTGGTCAAAAAATTGCAGGAAGCGAAAAGTGACCCTGTCGGCTTTGGCAGACATGTACGTGCCTTCCATCCTCACTTATGGGAAAAAGGAAAATGGCAAGATACCTTTTCGGAATTAGATATCAATGTAAAAGTCGAGGCGGAAGTTACACGAACCGGCATAATAAATTGA
- a CDS encoding 2-oxoglutarate dehydrogenase E1 component, with protein sequence MSNNVGTQRSPYSVFTGPNLGYVMEMYEQFKVSPETVDPELAEMFRSYGAPSIEGAEQTTAMSAVPAGDFGKVLAAYKLVDAIRAYGHLASDIYPLNDRPKDATRLELSYYGLSENDLQSMPSSLFLKNPPAHVENGLDAVNYLKSLYTGKIAYEFSHVIDEEERAWIQSKIENGEISVQLSENDKKALLERLTKVEGFEKFIHRTFVGAKRFSIEGLDSLVVLIDELVRRSEADKVKKILIGMAHRGRLNVLTHILNKPYEMMFAEFAGVPSEPFLPEDGSLETTHGWFGDVKYHMGALYKAPSGTERFLAYNPSHLEVVNPVVAGQTRAAQETTDHEGLPEQDMKAAYAIMIHGDAAFPGQGIVPETFNYSRVRGYKTGGSIHIIANNTIGFTTEYYDSRSTHYSSDPAKGFEVPVLHVNADSPEDVMAAAAFAFEYRQKFGKDILIDLIGYRRYGHNEMDEPLVTNPMMYHLIHKHPTARQIYGSKLVEENILQDKDVDKLDADVFAKMQAAYDKVKESSSKAKESSNATPDAVVAGYPRDLETGVNEERLQRMNEELLTYPEDFTVFSKLDRILKRREEPFKGKGKVDWAHAEQLAFGSILQDGKPIRITGQDVQRGTFAHRHLVLHDEKTGEEFVPLHHISDSNASFVAYNSPLTEFAVVGYEFGYNLEKDQALSIWEAQYGDFANMAQVMFDQFISSSHSKWGQQSGMVILLPHAYEGQGPEHSSARLERYLQLSAENNWTVANISSAANYFHVLRRQAMMLGTEVERPLVIVSPKSLLRHPLVGADVSDLAEGHFQTVLEQPGTGHNPDKVKKILFASGKMAIDLAEKVKDGEGFDHLHIVRVEQLYPFPSDKIAEIVARYPKVKDLVWVQEEPKNMGSWSFALEYMQEIAGDKKSVSYVGRIHRASPSEGNGEAHKVEQQRIIEEALKK encoded by the coding sequence ATGTCGAACAATGTTGGTACCCAACGTTCCCCTTACTCGGTATTTACTGGTCCGAACCTTGGGTATGTAATGGAAATGTATGAACAGTTCAAAGTGTCACCCGAAACGGTAGATCCAGAGCTTGCTGAAATGTTCAGAAGCTATGGCGCACCTTCGATTGAGGGAGCCGAACAAACTACAGCAATGTCAGCTGTGCCGGCAGGTGATTTCGGCAAAGTACTGGCTGCTTATAAGCTAGTTGACGCTATCCGCGCATACGGGCATCTTGCTTCGGATATATATCCGCTGAACGACAGACCTAAAGACGCAACCCGTCTGGAACTTTCGTATTATGGATTATCCGAAAACGATTTGCAGTCGATGCCATCCTCCTTGTTCCTGAAAAATCCGCCAGCCCATGTAGAAAATGGACTGGATGCAGTAAACTATTTGAAATCATTGTACACGGGGAAAATCGCCTACGAATTCTCTCATGTCATAGATGAAGAAGAGCGTGCTTGGATTCAATCGAAAATCGAAAACGGAGAAATCTCTGTACAACTTTCCGAGAATGATAAAAAGGCCTTGCTAGAAAGACTTACTAAGGTTGAAGGCTTTGAGAAATTCATTCATCGGACATTTGTCGGAGCAAAACGCTTCTCGATTGAAGGCCTTGACTCCCTAGTCGTCCTTATTGACGAATTGGTGCGCCGTTCTGAAGCCGATAAAGTGAAAAAGATATTGATCGGTATGGCACACCGTGGACGTTTGAATGTATTGACCCATATTTTGAATAAACCTTATGAGATGATGTTCGCTGAATTTGCAGGTGTCCCTTCCGAGCCTTTCCTTCCTGAGGATGGATCGCTCGAGACGACACACGGCTGGTTCGGTGATGTTAAATACCATATGGGAGCACTTTACAAAGCTCCTTCAGGAACAGAACGTTTCTTAGCTTACAACCCTTCACACTTGGAGGTCGTAAATCCGGTAGTGGCTGGCCAGACTCGTGCCGCGCAGGAAACGACAGACCATGAAGGCTTACCAGAGCAAGATATGAAGGCGGCTTATGCAATCATGATCCATGGTGATGCCGCATTCCCTGGTCAAGGCATTGTTCCTGAAACGTTTAACTATAGCCGCGTCCGCGGATATAAGACTGGCGGTTCAATCCACATTATCGCCAATAACACAATCGGTTTTACAACTGAATATTACGATTCAAGATCAACTCATTATTCTTCGGATCCCGCAAAAGGGTTTGAAGTGCCGGTATTGCATGTCAATGCTGACAGCCCGGAAGACGTTATGGCAGCGGCGGCATTTGCATTTGAGTATCGTCAAAAGTTCGGTAAGGATATATTAATAGATTTGATCGGATACCGTCGTTATGGACATAACGAAATGGATGAGCCGTTAGTGACGAACCCGATGATGTACCACTTAATCCATAAGCATCCGACAGCTCGCCAGATTTACGGATCTAAGCTTGTCGAAGAAAATATCTTGCAAGACAAAGATGTAGATAAATTGGATGCGGATGTATTTGCAAAGATGCAAGCCGCATACGACAAAGTGAAGGAAAGTTCTTCCAAAGCAAAAGAAAGCTCCAATGCGACACCAGATGCTGTCGTGGCTGGATATCCGAGAGATCTTGAAACAGGTGTAAATGAAGAGAGATTACAGCGTATGAACGAAGAACTTCTCACTTATCCAGAAGATTTTACGGTGTTCAGCAAGCTGGATCGGATTTTGAAGCGCCGTGAAGAGCCTTTCAAAGGAAAAGGGAAAGTCGACTGGGCACATGCGGAACAATTGGCATTCGGTTCTATCCTCCAAGACGGCAAGCCGATTCGCATAACAGGCCAAGACGTCCAAAGGGGTACGTTCGCACATCGCCATCTTGTGCTGCATGATGAGAAAACTGGGGAAGAATTCGTTCCGCTTCATCATATTAGCGATTCAAACGCTTCGTTTGTCGCATACAACAGCCCATTGACGGAATTTGCAGTTGTCGGCTATGAGTTCGGTTATAACTTGGAGAAAGACCAAGCGTTGTCAATTTGGGAAGCTCAATATGGAGACTTTGCAAATATGGCACAAGTGATGTTCGACCAATTCATCTCCTCCAGCCATTCAAAATGGGGACAGCAGTCCGGGATGGTCATCCTTCTGCCGCACGCGTATGAAGGCCAGGGACCGGAACACTCCAGCGCACGTCTCGAGAGATATTTACAGCTTAGCGCTGAAAACAACTGGACCGTTGCGAACATTTCAAGCGCGGCAAACTATTTCCACGTCTTGCGCAGACAGGCAATGATGCTTGGTACTGAAGTGGAGCGTCCACTCGTCATCGTTTCACCAAAATCACTTCTTCGTCACCCGCTTGTTGGTGCGGACGTAAGTGATCTTGCTGAAGGCCATTTCCAAACAGTCCTTGAACAGCCAGGAACAGGCCATAATCCAGACAAAGTGAAGAAGATCCTATTCGCAAGCGGTAAAATGGCAATCGATCTTGCTGAGAAAGTGAAGGATGGAGAAGGCTTCGACCACTTGCATATCGTGCGTGTGGAACAGCTATATCCTTTCCCTTCCGATAAAATTGCGGAAATCGTAGCGCGCTATCCGAAGGTGAAGGATCTTGTCTGGGTCCAAGAAGAGCCTAAAAACATGGGGTCTTGGTCATTTGCATTGGAGTACATGCAGGAAATCGCAGGCGATAAAAAATCGGTTTCTTATGTAGGCCGTATTCACCGGGCGAGCCCTTCCGAAGGAAATGGTGAAGCACACAAAGTCGAGCAACAACGCATCATCGAAGAAGCTTTGAAAAAATAA
- a CDS encoding undecaprenyldiphospho-muramoylpentapeptide beta-N-acetylglucosaminyltransferase — translation MKRPVIVLTGGGTAGHVSVNEALIPVFIEKGYEIHYIGSHDGIEKELIKDGHREVTYHAIQSGKLRRYFSMKNFSDPFRVGAGVIQAFSILRKVKPEIIFSKGGFVSVPVVLAAKLAKIPVVVHESDVTPGLANKLALPFSKHIFTVFEQTLDYVPEGKATCTGAVIRPEIFKGDRDEGLRIAGLTGEKPVFIVMGGSQGSAVLNEAVRKELETVLKKFDVIHLCGRGNIEESLEHTKGYIQFEYVTEGLPHLLAASDYAVSRAGSNAIFELLSVLKPMLLIPLSASQSRGDQLLNASLFKSLGIANVIQEEELQDLSMAKLFNSLMKDKDKLVSNMRKVSNTKSPEKMAELILSYKN, via the coding sequence ATGAAACGGCCGGTAATAGTTTTGACAGGTGGCGGAACAGCAGGGCATGTTTCCGTCAATGAGGCTCTAATTCCTGTCTTCATTGAAAAAGGATATGAAATCCATTATATCGGTTCCCATGATGGAATCGAAAAAGAGTTGATAAAGGATGGCCATCGAGAAGTGACCTACCATGCTATCCAAAGCGGCAAGTTAAGAAGATATTTTTCCATGAAGAACTTTTCCGATCCATTCCGCGTTGGAGCGGGCGTCATCCAGGCATTTTCAATATTGCGCAAAGTGAAGCCGGAAATCATTTTTTCGAAAGGCGGATTTGTCTCTGTGCCGGTTGTGTTGGCGGCAAAGTTAGCGAAAATCCCAGTTGTTGTCCACGAATCGGACGTAACACCGGGATTGGCGAACAAGCTGGCACTTCCTTTTTCAAAACATATTTTCACTGTTTTTGAGCAGACGCTTGATTATGTACCTGAAGGGAAAGCGACATGTACAGGGGCTGTCATCAGGCCTGAAATATTCAAAGGAGACAGGGATGAAGGATTGCGCATTGCAGGCCTGACTGGAGAAAAACCAGTGTTCATCGTGATGGGCGGCAGCCAAGGCTCGGCAGTGCTTAACGAGGCCGTTCGAAAGGAATTGGAAACCGTCCTCAAAAAGTTCGATGTGATCCACCTTTGCGGTAGAGGCAATATTGAGGAATCATTAGAACATACGAAAGGCTACATACAGTTTGAATATGTCACTGAAGGACTGCCACATTTATTAGCAGCATCCGATTACGCCGTATCCCGTGCAGGCTCCAATGCGATATTTGAATTGTTATCTGTCTTAAAGCCAATGCTGCTTATTCCGCTGTCCGCTTCACAAAGCAGGGGAGATCAGTTGTTAAATGCATCCTTATTCAAATCTTTAGGCATTGCAAACGTGATTCAGGAAGAGGAGCTTCAAGACCTCTCCATGGCCAAGTTGTTCAACTCACTTATGAAGGACAAAGACAAGTTGGTTTCCAATATGCGAAAAGTCTCAAACACGAAATCACCTGAGAAAATGGCGGAATTGATCCTCTCATACAAAAATTAG
- a CDS encoding nitric oxide reductase activation protein NorD: MVKINRFIQFNDETIDANMLLLYERLGRALADAEFLELTERKLFEFQPKEGIVSISVFWRHRSEDVMHAGRLSDVYLLTAGFWKHFSVSDWIMFRKKYESHPLRKFGEELLLMLEEFRLMDVVEKERPGTAKAFSVRRQFLLEFHRDKLMSNTNKAFIADALLNQLFLTLHEGRLTDSHVEWDLPIGQIMMLTTYATDAKTTSDMAGLAERIVYMVEEAIENDLVHQYYAVGDAISEKTVVFHYHEGMNEAEKGEEGTKETIEEIFRTWHRESVSESGVHLEYELEHGRAGRGDGSNTTEGNENAEIQETGTGQSEGNESSKWADEERAAQGKQSERKTAGTDFGKEHVNVVYEEQAVQVVRDEMSLTKLLKWREEQRPHVRSFVEEMKKRIELKEDSKRTGLMKGRLSTKLTTMLLDERPRPFYRKNVPSDKLDAVFGLLVDGSASMMDKLDETKKAVLLFHDVLRELSVEHEISSYFEDANYASKDLQPNVFGLMHTFEDKRKDDGLTILSFETNEDNRDGFAIRWMTRRLLVRPEKHKFLLVFSDGEPSAFGYDRNGILDTREAVLDAEKKGVSVIHLFLASEEPTDDQRALFSMMFGNKSAASQSVEHFTDQTLRILRKLLAIVLV; encoded by the coding sequence ATGGTTAAAATAAATCGGTTCATTCAATTCAATGACGAGACGATCGATGCCAACATGCTGTTGCTATATGAACGGTTGGGGAGGGCGCTTGCGGATGCGGAATTCCTGGAATTGACGGAGCGGAAACTATTCGAATTCCAGCCGAAGGAAGGCATTGTTTCAATTAGCGTGTTTTGGAGGCATCGATCCGAAGATGTGATGCACGCCGGAAGATTATCTGACGTGTATTTATTAACGGCAGGTTTTTGGAAGCATTTTTCTGTATCAGACTGGATTATGTTCAGGAAAAAATACGAAAGCCATCCTTTACGAAAATTCGGTGAAGAGTTGTTGCTCATGTTGGAGGAATTCCGGCTAATGGATGTAGTTGAAAAAGAAAGACCTGGAACTGCCAAGGCATTTTCGGTGAGAAGGCAGTTTTTGCTAGAATTTCATCGGGATAAACTCATGTCCAATACGAATAAGGCGTTTATTGCTGATGCGTTACTGAATCAGCTCTTCCTCACTTTACATGAGGGGCGGTTGACAGACTCTCACGTCGAGTGGGACTTGCCGATTGGCCAAATAATGATGCTCACAACGTATGCAACTGATGCAAAAACAACTTCAGACATGGCCGGACTGGCGGAGCGCATCGTCTACATGGTGGAGGAAGCGATTGAAAATGACCTTGTTCACCAGTATTACGCTGTTGGAGATGCCATTTCGGAGAAAACAGTTGTATTTCATTATCATGAAGGGATGAATGAAGCGGAAAAAGGGGAAGAGGGAACAAAGGAAACGATCGAGGAGATTTTCCGTACGTGGCATCGGGAAAGTGTAAGTGAATCTGGCGTCCACTTGGAATACGAGTTGGAGCATGGAAGGGCTGGAAGGGGAGACGGCAGCAATACGACAGAAGGAAACGAAAATGCTGAAATCCAAGAGACTGGGACCGGTCAATCAGAGGGGAATGAAAGCAGCAAGTGGGCAGATGAGGAGCGGGCAGCTCAGGGCAAGCAATCAGAGCGAAAAACGGCGGGGACTGATTTTGGAAAAGAGCATGTAAACGTTGTTTATGAAGAGCAGGCAGTTCAAGTTGTACGCGATGAAATGAGTCTGACAAAATTATTGAAATGGCGTGAAGAGCAAAGGCCGCATGTCCGTTCATTTGTAGAGGAAATGAAAAAACGGATCGAGTTGAAAGAAGACTCGAAAAGGACGGGTTTGATGAAGGGCAGACTATCGACAAAATTGACGACGATGCTGTTGGATGAACGTCCTCGTCCTTTTTACAGGAAAAACGTGCCTTCGGATAAGCTTGACGCAGTGTTCGGCTTGCTCGTCGACGGTTCCGCCTCGATGATGGATAAGCTCGATGAGACGAAGAAAGCTGTGTTGCTCTTCCACGACGTCTTAAGGGAACTATCTGTCGAGCATGAAATCTCTTCTTATTTTGAGGATGCCAATTATGCCTCGAAGGATTTGCAACCGAATGTGTTCGGATTGATGCATACATTTGAGGATAAGCGGAAAGATGATGGGTTGACGATTCTTTCATTTGAGACGAACGAAGATAACCGGGACGGTTTTGCGATTAGATGGATGACGCGTCGGTTATTGGTCAGACCAGAGAAGCATAAGTTTCTGCTCGTTTTTTCGGATGGCGAGCCGTCCGCTTTTGGTTATGATCGGAACGGAATCTTGGATACGCGGGAAGCTGTATTGGACGCAGAGAAAAAAGGGGTGTCTGTTATCCATTTGTTTTTAGCGTCAGAGGAGCCAACGGATGATCAGCGGGCATTGTTTTCAATGATGTTTGGGAATAAATCCGCGGCGTCACAATCTGTTGAGCATTTCACTGATCAGACGTTACGGATATTGAGAAAGCTGCTGGCAATTGTATTGGTATAA